In Actinoplanes sp. NBC_00393, a single genomic region encodes these proteins:
- a CDS encoding glycoside hydrolase family 3 C-terminal domain-containing protein, with product MTSAADLLTELTLQEKAAMCLGSTVWHTAPVPRLGIPAIMLSDGPHGLRRQPDGNQAGISGSLPATCFPTASALGSSWDPDLVRRIGAAIGAEACAQGVAVVLGPGVNIKRSPLCGRNFEYFSEDPLLAGVLGEAHVVGVQSQGVGACVKHFAANNQETDRLRVSADVDERTLREIYLPHFERIVIRARPWMVMCAYNRINGVPASEHRWLLTEVLRDEWGFDGVVVSDWGAVRDRVAALTAGLDLEMPPNRGVSDTAIVAAVHDGTLDEKVLDQTAQRILQLVDRCADPAPTGFDVGTHHTLARAAAADCAVLLKNDRQLLPLQPVAGDTIAVIGEFARAPRFQGAGSSQVNPTRIDVPLDELRTAAPAGVTVEYADGGEQAVALARRADTVVLFLGLPAGDESEGADRWHMHLPEAQIALLEQVAAVNRRVVVVLANGSAVEVSSWDRHAGAILETWLSGQAAGGAVADLLFGAVNPSGRLAETLPVHLADNPSFLNFPGEQGHVRYGEGVFVGYRGYDATGRDVAYPFGHGLSYTSFTYHDLTVTVTADSSVLVTCAVVNTGDRPGKEVVQLYIGAPPSPVARPVRELKAFTKIDLLPGGSETVTFHLDPRDLSYWSTRHQRWLLHGGTFHVSVGSSSRDLRLSVTVDVPAEAFPVPLTAESTLREWLADPEGAAALRAAVGADADGNPTGILSDPESLTVLGDFPLTTLTAFPRLGIDRHVVTGLDIQPRGVAGPHALHIAEDEGAPT from the coding sequence ATGACGTCCGCTGCGGACCTGCTGACTGAATTGACCCTGCAGGAGAAGGCGGCGATGTGCCTCGGCTCCACCGTCTGGCACACGGCACCGGTGCCGCGCCTCGGTATCCCGGCGATCATGCTGTCTGACGGCCCGCACGGGCTGCGTCGCCAGCCCGACGGCAATCAGGCCGGTATCTCCGGCAGCCTGCCCGCCACCTGCTTCCCGACCGCCTCCGCACTCGGCTCGTCGTGGGATCCCGACCTGGTGCGGCGCATCGGCGCGGCGATCGGCGCGGAAGCTTGCGCGCAGGGGGTGGCGGTGGTGCTCGGCCCCGGCGTCAACATCAAACGGTCCCCGCTGTGCGGGCGCAACTTCGAGTACTTCTCCGAGGACCCGTTGCTGGCCGGCGTCCTGGGCGAGGCCCACGTCGTCGGGGTGCAGAGTCAGGGCGTCGGCGCGTGCGTGAAGCACTTCGCCGCCAACAATCAGGAGACCGACCGGCTGCGGGTCAGCGCCGACGTCGACGAGCGAACGCTGCGCGAAATCTACCTGCCGCACTTCGAACGCATCGTCATCCGGGCCCGGCCCTGGATGGTCATGTGCGCCTACAACCGCATCAACGGGGTGCCCGCCTCCGAACACCGGTGGCTGCTCACCGAGGTGCTGCGCGACGAATGGGGCTTCGACGGCGTCGTGGTCTCCGACTGGGGAGCGGTCCGTGACCGGGTGGCGGCGCTTACCGCCGGCCTCGACCTGGAGATGCCGCCCAACCGGGGCGTCAGCGACACCGCGATCGTCGCCGCCGTCCACGACGGCACCCTCGACGAGAAGGTGCTCGACCAGACGGCGCAGCGGATCCTGCAGCTGGTAGACCGTTGTGCCGACCCGGCGCCGACTGGCTTCGACGTAGGCACTCATCACACCTTGGCCCGCGCCGCGGCAGCTGACTGCGCGGTGCTGCTCAAGAACGACCGTCAGTTGCTGCCGCTGCAGCCGGTGGCCGGCGACACGATCGCCGTGATCGGCGAGTTCGCCCGCGCCCCTCGCTTTCAGGGCGCCGGCAGTTCCCAGGTCAACCCCACCCGCATCGACGTGCCGTTGGACGAGCTGCGAACGGCTGCACCGGCCGGCGTCACCGTGGAATATGCCGACGGTGGCGAGCAAGCTGTGGCGCTCGCCCGCCGCGCGGACACCGTGGTGCTGTTCCTCGGCCTGCCCGCCGGCGACGAGTCAGAAGGCGCTGACCGGTGGCACATGCATCTACCCGAAGCTCAGATCGCGCTGCTGGAACAGGTGGCAGCGGTGAACCGCAGAGTGGTGGTGGTGCTGGCCAACGGCTCCGCGGTGGAGGTGTCCTCGTGGGACCGGCACGCAGGCGCGATCCTGGAAACCTGGCTGTCCGGGCAGGCGGCCGGCGGCGCGGTCGCCGACCTGCTGTTCGGCGCCGTCAACCCGTCCGGGCGTCTCGCCGAGACCCTGCCGGTGCACCTTGCGGACAACCCGTCCTTCCTGAACTTCCCCGGAGAGCAAGGGCACGTGCGGTACGGCGAGGGTGTCTTCGTCGGCTACCGCGGTTACGACGCCACCGGCCGCGACGTCGCCTACCCGTTCGGTCACGGTCTTTCCTACACGTCGTTCACCTACCACGATCTCACCGTCACGGTGACCGCCGATTCCTCGGTGCTGGTCACCTGCGCCGTCGTCAACACCGGCGATCGGCCCGGCAAGGAGGTCGTGCAGCTTTACATCGGCGCCCCACCGTCACCCGTGGCCCGCCCCGTACGGGAGCTGAAAGCCTTCACGAAGATCGACCTGCTGCCCGGTGGCAGTGAGACAGTGACGTTCCACCTCGACCCACGCGACCTCTCCTACTGGTCCACCCGCCACCAGCGGTGGCTGTTGCACGGCGGCACGTTCCACGTCAGCGTAGGCTCGTCATCACGCGACCTGCGGCTGAGCGTCACCGTCGACGTACCCGCCGAAGCTTTCCCGGTGCCGCTGACCGCCGAGTCGACCCTGCGCGAGTGGCTGGCCGACCCCGAGGGGGCCGCCGCGCTGCGCGCAGCCGTCGGGGCCGACGCCGACGGCAACCCCACCGGCATCCTCAGTGACCCCGAGTCGCTGACCGTGCTCGGCGACTTCCCCCTGACCACCCTGACTGCGTTCCCGAGACTTGGTATCGACCGCCACGTCGTCACCGGATTGGACATCCAACCCCGGGGAGTTGCCGGACCGCATGCTTTGCACATTGCCGAGGACGAGGGCGCTCCGACGTAG
- a CDS encoding peptidase inhibitor family I36 protein: MVLLGATAPAVAHPVPAARADCPFINTVCLYEGEHYAGVRLTLSSWPPGSGVCISLAEHGWSGRARSAYNTNPASAALFLNDDCLGGPDQLPPGGTPILNGSTLGSIWVP, translated from the coding sequence ATGGTCCTGCTCGGCGCGACGGCGCCAGCCGTGGCGCACCCCGTCCCGGCGGCCCGTGCGGATTGCCCTTTCATCAACACGGTCTGCCTGTACGAGGGCGAGCACTACGCGGGCGTCCGACTCACCCTGAGCTCGTGGCCGCCGGGATCCGGGGTCTGTATCAGCCTGGCGGAACACGGCTGGAGCGGCCGCGCCCGCTCGGCCTACAACACCAACCCCGCAAGCGCTGCGCTGTTCTTGAACGATGACTGCCTTGGCGGCCCCGACCAACTGCCACCGGGCGGTACGCCGATCCTCAACGGCTCCACACTCGGGAGCATCTGGGTGCCCTGA
- a CDS encoding GGDEF domain-containing protein: MRGNAMVGVAGPPMLLINIVAFIFAVGASTRSALNSSTRRAWGWFAAAIGLLIASAICFAVFTSWRQFPAPGDLLRLAFTPMMLVGLLLVPRRLDSRLSGLKLGLDAGVIVVAGVMVMWYVAVGPALTEHRLGTGAVLAAIALPLGDLTLLFGIVLVLMRGVDESVRRPMILLAAAMTLEMVGDMHLGGLRLDSGFRDVYAWQFMLWLTGHFLIAAAAFEQSRSSSRNTRGLPRRRAFSVAPYFAVALGLALLVISAVRGDEPYRLLGMVFGSVVLTCIVVTRQVMTLWEVHKKAVTDGLTGLANRTHTYEALEWAMARTVRGGPPAGLLLADLNEFKQVNDTLGHAAGDRLLIEFARMLRRAVLGSDVAGRLGGDEFAVVLTGIGSLENAEAVVRRLRREMEQPVMIGDVVVQIRAAIGLGIMGPGDVGTDALVARADEAMYENKRAIRRARDLAPQAYE, encoded by the coding sequence ATGCGCGGCAACGCCATGGTGGGGGTCGCCGGACCGCCCATGCTGCTCATCAACATCGTCGCCTTCATCTTCGCAGTGGGCGCGAGTACCCGGTCGGCGTTGAACTCGTCGACCCGCCGTGCCTGGGGATGGTTCGCGGCCGCCATCGGTCTACTGATCGCCTCCGCCATCTGCTTCGCGGTATTCACCTCCTGGCGGCAGTTTCCGGCCCCCGGCGACCTTCTGCGGCTCGCCTTCACGCCGATGATGCTCGTCGGGCTGCTGCTGGTGCCTCGCCGCTTGGACAGCCGGCTGTCCGGGCTCAAATTGGGCCTGGACGCCGGGGTGATCGTCGTTGCCGGAGTCATGGTGATGTGGTATGTCGCTGTGGGTCCGGCACTCACCGAGCACAGGCTCGGTACCGGCGCTGTTCTCGCCGCGATAGCGCTGCCTCTGGGAGATCTGACTTTGCTCTTCGGCATCGTCCTGGTGCTGATGCGAGGAGTCGACGAGTCGGTGCGCCGGCCCATGATCCTCCTGGCGGCCGCGATGACTCTCGAGATGGTGGGCGATATGCATCTCGGTGGCCTCCGTCTGGATTCCGGCTTCCGTGATGTCTACGCATGGCAATTCATGCTCTGGTTGACCGGCCACTTCCTCATCGCGGCGGCCGCGTTCGAGCAGAGTCGGTCATCCAGCCGGAACACCCGCGGCCTGCCCCGGCGCAGAGCTTTCAGCGTCGCCCCGTACTTCGCTGTCGCACTGGGGCTGGCATTGCTGGTCATCTCGGCGGTGCGCGGGGACGAGCCGTACCGGCTGCTCGGCATGGTGTTCGGTTCGGTCGTGCTGACCTGCATCGTCGTGACGCGGCAGGTGATGACCCTGTGGGAGGTCCACAAGAAGGCGGTGACCGACGGCCTCACCGGACTGGCGAACCGGACGCACACCTACGAGGCGCTGGAGTGGGCGATGGCCAGGACCGTCCGTGGCGGCCCGCCGGCGGGCCTGCTGCTGGCCGATCTGAATGAGTTCAAACAGGTTAACGACACGCTCGGTCACGCCGCCGGCGATCGGCTACTGATCGAGTTCGCCCGGATGCTGCGCCGCGCGGTGCTCGGCTCCGACGTCGCAGGCAGGCTCGGCGGTGACGAGTTCGCGGTGGTGCTCACGGGTATCGGATCGCTGGAGAACGCGGAGGCGGTCGTACGCAGGCTACGCCGGGAAATGGAACAGCCAGTCATGATCGGCGACGTGGTCGTGCAGATCCGTGCCGCGATCGGGCTCGGGATTATGGGCCCGGGCGACGTCGGCACCGACGCCTTGGTGGCTCGTGCGGACGAGGCGATGTACGAGAACAAGCGGGCCATCCGCCGCGCCCGCGACCTCGCCCCACAGGCGTACGAGTAA